Proteins from one Cellulosilyticum lentocellum DSM 5427 genomic window:
- a CDS encoding MBL fold metallo-hydrolase, producing MEHIGSIDSLKLTVLCDDNTGITKQFLSQHGFCLLLEIHSNTVNKNILFDTGQSTLPIFHNMNLLDIKPSCIDMIMLSHAHNDHTGGLISILEAIDKETPIIAHPDLFKENFSSIPFLRYTGCPYTKQDIINKKGKLLLSKEPIKLLDGILFSGQIKTTSYPCLNNSKYYNLVDGKKVVDEILDDTCLILNIKSKGLLIITGCCHSGIMNTISHAIDVTGINEIYGIIGGLHLVNTAPSLINTTLHELYKFKLQTISLGHCTGVTATHKCIELFLDKCTLLHSGKILEY from the coding sequence TTGGAACATATTGGTTCAATAGACAGCCTCAAATTAACAGTTTTATGTGATGATAATACTGGCATTACAAAACAATTTTTATCTCAACATGGATTTTGCTTACTTCTTGAAATACACTCTAATACTGTCAATAAAAATATTCTATTTGATACAGGACAATCCACTCTTCCAATCTTTCATAATATGAACTTATTAGACATAAAACCTTCATGTATTGATATGATTATGTTATCTCATGCACATAATGATCATACTGGTGGCTTAATTTCTATATTAGAGGCTATAGACAAAGAAACTCCTATTATTGCTCACCCTGATTTGTTCAAAGAAAACTTTTCATCTATACCATTTCTAAGATATACTGGTTGTCCTTATACAAAACAAGATATTATAAATAAAAAAGGTAAACTTCTTTTATCAAAAGAGCCCATTAAATTATTAGATGGCATTTTATTTAGTGGACAAATTAAAACCACTTCTTATCCCTGCCTCAATAATTCTAAGTACTATAATTTAGTGGATGGCAAAAAAGTAGTTGATGAAATCTTAGATGATACTTGTTTAATTCTAAATATAAAATCTAAGGGACTACTTATTATCACTGGCTGTTGTCATTCAGGTATAATGAATACTATTTCACATGCCATTGATGTTACCGGTATTAATGAAATATATGGTATTATTGGTGGTCTGCATTTAGTAAATACTGCTCCTTCTCTCATTAATACTACACTTCATGAACTTTACAAATTCAAGTTACAAACCATTTCATTAGGACATTGCACTGGAGTAACTGCAACTCACAAATGTATAGAACTATTTTTAGATAAATGTACCTTATTACATAGCGGCAAAATATTGGAGTACTAA
- a CDS encoding MATE family efflux transporter, protein MGAVCKTNKEVWRSYLSYLLPTVVGMVTYSLYCLADVLFVSLGVGSDGLAALNISLPIFTIYSCIAILIGVGASVTMTICKGEGDSKTASKVLTMAVVSIGIIGSILMVLSIIFVKPIATILGANKEILEPAIGYLKPVTWGVLFYMLCGVLTVLVRSDGNPKLVMIAGVIGNLINIALDYIFIIPMKMGTFGAGLATAIGFSISMVILWFHFILKKNSVSFIKDFWDKELFKRMFNNGGGACILEISTGMTIFMINIALMKISGATAVAIYSVISNIAFIAKGMFGGMAQASQPIVSMHYGLKEYDTVKVVHRYAMWVAGMAGLITWIVIGLFSGEITAWLVDSEIHIIKQGQVAICTYLMSFSFMGLNTILMYYFQSLERPIYSGIMSFTRGIGLIFILLLILPRLWGELGVWLVLPVAEMITFVIFFIIRKKQVDGQLNILKESRALHAV, encoded by the coding sequence ATGGGAGCAGTATGTAAGACTAATAAAGAAGTTTGGAGAAGCTATTTAAGCTACTTATTACCTACTGTCGTGGGAATGGTAACTTATAGCTTATATTGTTTGGCGGATGTCTTATTTGTATCTTTAGGTGTAGGGAGTGATGGGTTAGCAGCCCTTAATATATCACTACCTATTTTCACGATTTATTCGTGTATTGCCATTTTGATTGGAGTAGGCGCTTCAGTTACAATGACTATTTGCAAGGGAGAGGGAGATAGTAAAACAGCTAGTAAGGTTTTAACCATGGCTGTTGTAAGTATAGGCATTATTGGGAGCATTTTAATGGTACTAAGCATTATTTTTGTTAAACCCATAGCTACTATCTTAGGGGCTAATAAGGAGATTTTAGAACCAGCCATAGGCTATTTGAAACCTGTTACTTGGGGTGTTTTGTTTTATATGCTTTGTGGTGTTTTGACGGTACTAGTAAGAAGCGATGGTAACCCTAAATTGGTAATGATAGCTGGTGTGATTGGTAATTTGATTAATATTGCCTTGGATTATATATTCATTATACCAATGAAGATGGGTACTTTTGGAGCTGGTCTTGCTACAGCTATTGGATTTTCTATTAGTATGGTGATTTTATGGTTTCATTTCATATTAAAAAAGAATTCCGTAAGTTTCATTAAAGATTTTTGGGATAAAGAGCTCTTTAAGAGAATGTTTAATAATGGTGGTGGTGCTTGTATATTAGAGATTTCTACAGGTATGACTATTTTTATGATTAATATAGCGCTTATGAAGATTAGCGGAGCTACTGCGGTAGCTATTTATAGTGTTATTTCTAATATAGCCTTTATTGCAAAAGGCATGTTTGGAGGAATGGCACAAGCTAGTCAGCCTATTGTCAGTATGCATTATGGGCTTAAAGAATATGATACAGTTAAAGTAGTCCATCGTTATGCTATGTGGGTAGCTGGAATGGCAGGTCTTATAACCTGGATTGTTATAGGGCTGTTTTCAGGCGAAATAACAGCATGGTTAGTGGATTCTGAGATACATATTATTAAGCAAGGACAGGTTGCTATTTGCACTTATTTAATGTCTTTTTCTTTTATGGGATTAAATACAATTCTTATGTATTATTTTCAGTCCTTGGAAAGACCTATTTATTCAGGAATTATGTCTTTTACAAGGGGCATAGGGCTAATCTTTATATTGCTTTTAATACTACCAAGACTATGGGGGGAGTTAGGGGTGTGGCTAGTACTACCTGTTGCAGAAATGATTACCTTTGTAATTTTCTTTATCATTAGAAAAAAACAAGTGGATGGTCAGCTCAATATTCTAAAGGAATCTCGTGCTTTGCATGCGGTATAA
- a CDS encoding potassium channel family protein, giving the protein MFNNLNKKNGAIGIIGLGRFGMALAQRLCELGKEVLAVDESEAKIKEIRNYTEYAFVVDNFTKETLQEAGIQNCEVVVVCISEKIDVSILTTLNVVSLGVPKVIAKSVSYEQGCVLEKLGAEVVYPERDMALRVAKRIVAANVLDYLSLNGGIEISEIKILDKWVNKSIGQLDIRKQYNLNIIAIEQGNNIVTEISPQYKFSKDDIIIVIGKKESIEEFENH; this is encoded by the coding sequence ATGTTTAATAATTTAAATAAGAAAAATGGAGCAATAGGTATTATTGGTTTAGGTAGATTTGGAATGGCACTAGCACAGAGACTTTGTGAACTAGGTAAGGAAGTATTAGCTGTTGATGAGAGCGAAGCTAAGATTAAAGAAATTAGAAATTACACAGAATATGCTTTTGTAGTAGATAATTTCACAAAAGAAACCTTACAAGAAGCAGGTATTCAGAATTGTGAAGTGGTTGTTGTGTGTATTAGTGAGAAAATAGATGTCAGTATCTTAACCACCTTAAATGTAGTGAGTTTAGGAGTACCTAAAGTTATTGCAAAGTCTGTTAGCTATGAACAAGGCTGTGTACTAGAGAAGCTTGGAGCGGAAGTTGTTTATCCGGAAAGAGATATGGCCTTAAGAGTAGCTAAGAGAATAGTAGCTGCTAATGTACTTGACTACCTTTCCTTAAATGGTGGTATAGAAATTTCCGAAATAAAAATATTAGATAAATGGGTTAATAAGTCTATTGGACAATTAGATATTCGTAAACAGTATAATCTTAATATTATTGCTATTGAACAAGGGAATAATATTGTTACAGAAATTAGCCCTCAGTATAAGTTTTCAAAGGATGATATTATTATTGTGATTGGTAAGAAAGAAAGCATAGAAGAATTTGAGAATCACTAA
- a CDS encoding adenine nucleotide alpha hydrolase family protein, giving the protein MSLLKGMCESEGLYEIFSNTINEYKMLENIEKIIFLFSGGKDATLGLYFMDKYIKEKQLNVKLEALMVTYPKHVYYLEDESEAECFIKTKEFWNELGVDLKVFDSDQEDLKDGEIRGCRICKGARKQIVDTYLDKVSKESKTAVVTGYTLYDVLAYLDEISLVSNYNFNINELKEQNAINRIQNCLHKMKAKEELPNGLTIIRPLICMHEDDIMDVIKKAHMPYINRPCKVSDSKHKREYFKVLNTVGTINNVSYKGVLDFLDKVSIELPYTFTDIEYENYFTDC; this is encoded by the coding sequence ATGAGTTTACTTAAAGGAATGTGTGAATCGGAAGGTTTGTATGAAATATTTTCTAATACTATTAATGAGTATAAAATGTTAGAAAACATTGAGAAAATAATATTTCTATTCTCAGGAGGAAAGGATGCTACGTTAGGTTTATATTTTATGGATAAATACATAAAGGAAAAACAGTTAAATGTTAAATTAGAAGCATTAATGGTAACATATCCAAAGCATGTATATTATTTAGAAGATGAATCTGAAGCAGAGTGTTTTATTAAAACAAAGGAGTTCTGGAATGAATTAGGTGTTGACTTGAAAGTATTTGATTCAGATCAAGAAGATTTAAAAGATGGCGAAATAAGAGGGTGTAGAATTTGTAAAGGTGCTAGAAAACAAATCGTAGATACTTATTTAGATAAAGTATCTAAAGAGTCAAAAACAGCAGTAGTTACAGGGTATACTTTATATGACGTGCTTGCGTATTTAGATGAAATTAGTTTAGTTTCTAACTATAACTTTAATATTAATGAACTTAAGGAGCAGAATGCAATTAATCGGATACAAAATTGTCTTCATAAAATGAAGGCTAAAGAGGAGTTGCCTAATGGTTTAACTATTATTAGACCATTAATATGTATGCATGAAGATGATATTATGGATGTTATAAAAAAAGCACACATGCCATATATTAATAGACCATGTAAAGTATCAGATAGTAAACATAAAAGAGAATATTTCAAAGTACTAAATACCGTAGGAACTATAAATAATGTATCCTATAAAGGGGTACTAGATTTTTTGGATAAAGTGAGTATTGAATTACCTTATACATTTACTGATATAGAGTATGAAAACTACTTTACAGATTGCTAA
- a CDS encoding TrkH family potassium uptake protein — translation MNRNDLKKIAPAKIIALGFIMVILIGAILLSLPIFANEGVEVSFLDALFTSTSAVCVTGLIAIDTADTFNVFGRTIVALLIQIGGLGVTSIGVGIILIAGKRVGLKQRTLVREALNLNSFQGIVRLVKAVLLMTLGFELAGAVLSFIVFRADYNTWDAIGISVFHSIAAFNNSGFDILGNLQNLSPYKDNVLLNLTTCGLIIFGGLGFLVIIDVAKNRSFKKLTFHSKVVLTMTGSLLLIGTLLLKWTEDIPWLAAFFNSTSARTAGFSTYPLGDFTNAGLLVLIVLMFIGASPGSTGGGIKTTTLFVLIQSLKSTATNQHCQAFKRSIPCEAIMKAFMITLLSLGIVVAGTFALCVFEPENTFVQNIFEVTSAFGTVGLSTGITPGLTGPSKMVLIIIMYIGRIGPLTVASLWFTKEKASVKYSEGLITIG, via the coding sequence ATGAATAGGAATGATCTTAAAAAGATTGCTCCAGCAAAAATAATTGCATTGGGTTTTATCATGGTGATTTTAATAGGAGCAATTTTATTAAGTCTACCGATTTTTGCAAATGAAGGAGTGGAGGTTTCTTTTTTAGATGCGTTGTTTACTTCAACTAGTGCTGTGTGTGTGACGGGACTTATTGCTATTGATACGGCAGACACCTTCAATGTTTTTGGACGAACAATAGTAGCTTTACTTATACAAATAGGAGGCTTGGGGGTCACCTCTATTGGTGTAGGTATTATTTTAATTGCGGGTAAAAGGGTAGGGCTTAAACAGAGAACTTTGGTAAGGGAAGCTTTGAATTTAAATTCTTTTCAGGGGATTGTAAGGTTAGTAAAAGCGGTACTTTTAATGACACTTGGATTTGAATTAGCAGGTGCCGTGCTAAGCTTTATCGTTTTTAGAGCAGATTATAACACATGGGATGCTATTGGAATTAGTGTATTTCATTCAATTGCTGCTTTTAACAATTCAGGTTTTGATATTCTTGGTAATTTGCAGAACTTATCTCCTTATAAGGACAATGTTCTTTTAAACTTAACGACTTGTGGTCTTATTATTTTTGGAGGACTTGGGTTCCTTGTTATTATTGATGTGGCTAAGAATCGTTCTTTTAAAAAGCTAACCTTTCACTCTAAGGTGGTTTTAACAATGACAGGCAGTTTACTTTTAATAGGTACACTCCTTTTGAAATGGACAGAAGATATTCCTTGGCTGGCAGCTTTCTTTAACAGTACTTCTGCTAGAACGGCAGGCTTTAGTACATACCCTCTTGGAGACTTTACTAATGCTGGTTTATTAGTGCTCATTGTACTCATGTTTATAGGAGCTTCACCAGGCTCTACAGGAGGTGGTATTAAGACGACTACTTTGTTTGTTTTAATTCAATCTTTAAAAAGTACAGCAACCAACCAACACTGTCAGGCTTTTAAAAGAAGTATTCCTTGTGAGGCGATTATGAAAGCCTTTATGATCACACTACTTTCGTTAGGAATAGTCGTAGCTGGAACTTTTGCGCTTTGCGTTTTTGAACCAGAAAACACGTTTGTACAAAATATATTTGAGGTGACTTCGGCCTTTGGTACTGTGGGATTATCTACAGGAATTACGCCAGGTTTAACTGGGCCAAGTAAAATGGTTTTAATTATCATTATGTACATAGGAAGAATAGGTCCGCTGACAGTTGCTTCTTTATGGTTTACTAAAGAAAAAGCAAGTGTGAAGTATTCAGAAGGACTTATTACAATTGGATAG
- the cynS gene encoding cyanase — MSMMPMSNADYLERVQYAEELASIDKARKEKGLTFEALAEKVGVNKVWLTSALKGQQWVPEEYCTKIAEALGLTMETVGVLNNHPYKGNTDPILYRLHEVLDTYGPAIKEIIHEKGGNGIMSAIDFGIDVDIQKDPKGDRVIITWNGKLLPYSKQGKYPW; from the coding sequence ATGTCAATGATGCCAATGTCAAACGCTGATTATTTAGAAAGAGTTCAATATGCAGAGGAATTAGCAAGTATAGATAAAGCAAGGAAAGAAAAGGGTTTAACTTTTGAAGCATTAGCAGAAAAGGTAGGTGTTAATAAGGTTTGGCTTACAAGTGCCTTAAAGGGACAACAATGGGTTCCTGAAGAGTATTGTACTAAAATTGCTGAAGCCTTAGGCTTAACAATGGAGACTGTGGGTGTATTAAACAACCATCCCTATAAAGGAAATACAGACCCTATCTTATATAGATTACATGAGGTACTTGATACATATGGTCCAGCTATCAAAGAGATTATTCATGAAAAGGGTGGAAATGGTATTATGAGTGCCATTGATTTTGGGATAGATGTGGATATTCAAAAAGATCCAAAGGGAGACCGTGTTATCATTACTTGGAATGGTAAGTTACTGCCTTACAGTAAGCAAGGTAAATACCCTTGGTAA
- a CDS encoding cupin domain-containing protein, translated as MENHIINDGQFIKHPTQEGVFMKHFFCSADNECLNNLEVRIIPGFMIAPHVHENSSEFFYAVEGIGEFLDGEEWRSFKKGDAFKAPKGMQHGIKNIGNETLVLFSTFSPASR; from the coding sequence ATGGAAAATCATATTATTAATGATGGGCAGTTTATTAAACATCCAACACAGGAGGGAGTTTTTATGAAACACTTTTTCTGTAGTGCAGACAACGAATGTCTAAATAATTTAGAAGTAAGGATTATCCCAGGATTTATGATCGCGCCACATGTTCATGAAAATTCATCAGAATTTTTCTATGCTGTAGAAGGAATAGGGGAATTTTTAGATGGTGAAGAGTGGAGATCTTTTAAAAAAGGAGACGCATTTAAAGCCCCTAAAGGTATGCAGCATGGAATAAAAAATATAGGAAATGAGACTTTAGTATTATTCTCAACATTTAGTCCCGCGTCAAGATAA
- a CDS encoding SPFH domain-containing protein, protein MAARHYRFGKPSSDKPLSGSRVVVIPSIDHLIMIDQRIQKSTLENISVLTKERQAMKISATLIWKTQNAAVTIENIKPEDIEPTFFKIIEAVIKNECSKMSVDQILENRSLLSKNLNYTLKETTDSWGITISSVNISNLTVVNDNFMKNMALPKQIEMERQVKLAELEKELTIELKDIEKRTKSKLAELEAQKVVGEEKEKVSTFLEKAEKERVKIIQLLQKEVEQVNSDIEQIKESTIIANESERIKANMIAEAEGLAERFKIIDGYSNKTLNYEFIKLLPDIYKNVKMGDITLFQNASQDKNFDLYSYLTSAISTIIPNKEVVEKNIGEIIATDE, encoded by the coding sequence ATGGCTGCAAGACACTATAGATTTGGTAAACCATCATCCGATAAACCATTAAGTGGAAGTCGGGTTGTGGTAATTCCGTCAATAGATCACCTTATTATGATAGATCAAAGGATTCAGAAAAGTACTTTGGAAAATATTTCTGTGTTAACTAAAGAACGTCAAGCTATGAAAATCTCAGCTACTTTAATTTGGAAAACGCAGAATGCAGCAGTTACAATAGAAAATATTAAGCCGGAAGATATAGAACCAACATTTTTTAAAATTATTGAAGCTGTTATAAAAAATGAGTGTTCGAAAATGTCTGTAGATCAAATACTTGAAAATAGGTCACTTTTATCTAAAAATCTTAATTATACTTTAAAAGAAACAACTGACAGTTGGGGGATTACTATATCATCTGTCAACATTTCTAACTTAACTGTAGTTAATGATAATTTTATGAAAAATATGGCATTACCAAAACAAATTGAGATGGAGAGACAGGTTAAGTTAGCAGAGTTAGAGAAAGAATTAACTATCGAGCTAAAAGATATTGAAAAAAGAACAAAGTCAAAATTAGCAGAGTTAGAAGCTCAAAAAGTGGTAGGAGAAGAAAAAGAAAAGGTATCTACTTTCCTTGAAAAGGCTGAAAAAGAAAGAGTTAAAATAATCCAACTTTTGCAAAAGGAAGTTGAACAGGTTAATTCAGATATAGAGCAAATAAAAGAGAGTACCATTATAGCTAATGAATCAGAAAGAATAAAAGCTAATATGATAGCAGAAGCAGAAGGCTTAGCTGAGAGATTTAAGATTATAGACGGATATTCTAATAAGACACTCAATTATGAATTTATCAAGTTATTGCCTGATATTTATAAGAATGTAAAAATGGGGGATATAACGTTATTTCAAAATGCCTCACAAGATAAGAACTTTGATTTGTATAGTTATCTAACATCAGCAATTTCTACAATAATACCTAATAAGGAAGTGGTTGAGAAAAATATAGGAGAAATTATTGCTACAGATGAATAA
- a CDS encoding formate/nitrite transporter family protein produces MELVTINKIANLAKVKVDFAKESFIKCFIYSMFAGAFIGLGISLIFSIGAPIANSEYLGGLTKLVMGASFGIALSLVVMCGCDLFTGNTLFLTVGGLQKTVKWREVIYVWCVNILGNLCGSLLIAYLMKLTGLLDGEVFGKFVVTMSAGKIAPSFSALVFRGVLCNICVCLSLWCAQKLQSESGKLIMIWWCLFAFIGIGLEHSVANMTLLALGIFSPYATETVNWGGYLSNLIPVIIGNILGGAIFVALPYWFVSQKKGVVVEEANVAR; encoded by the coding sequence ATGGAACTAGTAACGATAAATAAAATAGCAAATTTGGCTAAAGTAAAAGTTGATTTTGCTAAAGAAAGTTTTATTAAATGTTTTATTTATTCTATGTTTGCAGGTGCATTTATAGGGCTAGGCATTTCACTTATTTTTTCCATAGGTGCTCCTATTGCAAATAGCGAATACTTAGGTGGATTAACAAAGCTGGTAATGGGTGCCTCTTTTGGGATTGCTTTATCATTAGTAGTAATGTGTGGCTGTGATTTGTTTACAGGAAATACCTTGTTTTTAACTGTGGGTGGTTTGCAGAAAACGGTTAAATGGAGAGAGGTAATCTATGTATGGTGTGTTAATATACTAGGGAATCTTTGTGGTTCATTGCTTATTGCATATCTTATGAAACTCACTGGACTTTTAGATGGAGAGGTGTTTGGTAAATTTGTGGTAACTATGAGCGCAGGGAAAATTGCACCATCTTTTTCGGCTCTAGTTTTTAGAGGTGTTCTTTGTAATATTTGTGTATGCTTATCTTTGTGGTGTGCACAGAAGTTACAATCTGAATCAGGTAAATTAATTATGATTTGGTGGTGCTTATTTGCTTTTATAGGTATAGGTTTAGAACATAGTGTAGCTAATATGACTTTATTAGCTTTGGGCATTTTTTCACCATATGCGACAGAGACTGTAAATTGGGGAGGTTATCTTTCTAACCTTATTCCAGTTATTATAGGTAATATATTGGGTGGAGCTATATTCGTAGCACTTCCTTACTGGTTTGTTTCTCAGAAAAAAGGGGTAGTGGTTGAAGAAGCCAATGTCGCAAGATAA
- a CDS encoding NAD(P)H-dependent oxidoreductase, with the protein MSTKRKIKEVAFLALGVGIFVPIWGTFHQFIGVNRAWIGFISAAVFFAAGHQLKDAINITLTHILGLGWGVAVLTLMNRPEVQEGNTLLLSFVILCVFGILSVIVTNIGIKLLSHTPSLFSGWAIGFATLGGVAVDEWQTICIDVIGALIIGIWFVGVGISQFQSFLIKLSNKGKEEGVPLEKQDKDVTQKENSNIANQIIKNKEQRVVVNYTEDKIARYTKAFNSTADMPIANKSEDKFEEITELRREIIDLKDIMANSSSKGYSSQSIDAVSVKIIGICGSPHKKGSTIEYLKEALRAAESLGNVSIELIELSGKEIKPCMGCKSDKCYGTCRINDYMQEIYPKLRECDGIILGSPSYFGTFTSQLKLLIDRLRVMRHTDFELGNKVIGTLAVAGRRHGGQEITNIDLMQSMMRHNTIIVNDGTAVCQLGATGWSHTFDDPNVKGEDDYYGMQTAVGVGKRVAEIAKVIKGSGLQRTTYEYDPKIGKR; encoded by the coding sequence ATGAGTACTAAAAGAAAGATAAAAGAAGTAGCTTTTTTAGCATTAGGTGTAGGAATTTTCGTGCCTATATGGGGAACATTTCATCAATTTATAGGGGTTAATAGAGCTTGGATAGGCTTCATCTCAGCAGCGGTTTTTTTTGCGGCAGGGCATCAATTGAAAGATGCAATTAATATAACATTAACTCATATTCTGGGATTAGGATGGGGAGTGGCTGTATTAACATTGATGAACAGACCAGAGGTGCAAGAAGGAAATACACTACTACTTTCCTTTGTGATATTATGCGTATTTGGAATATTATCTGTAATAGTAACAAATATAGGAATTAAGCTATTATCTCATACACCTTCATTATTTTCGGGGTGGGCAATAGGTTTTGCTACTTTAGGAGGTGTTGCAGTAGACGAATGGCAAACTATATGCATTGATGTAATTGGTGCTTTGATTATTGGTATATGGTTTGTAGGAGTAGGTATATCACAATTTCAATCTTTTTTAATTAAGCTTTCAAACAAAGGGAAAGAAGAGGGCGTACCATTAGAGAAGCAAGACAAGGATGTTACACAGAAAGAAAATAGTAATATAGCTAATCAGATTATTAAGAATAAAGAGCAGAGAGTTGTAGTTAATTATACTGAGGATAAGATTGCAAGATATACTAAAGCATTTAATAGTACAGCTGATATGCCTATAGCCAATAAAAGCGAAGATAAGTTTGAAGAAATCACAGAGCTTAGGAGAGAAATCATTGACTTGAAAGATATAATGGCAAATAGTAGTAGTAAAGGATATAGTAGTCAAAGTATTGATGCCGTTTCTGTTAAAATTATTGGCATTTGTGGTAGCCCACATAAGAAAGGAAGTACTATTGAATATTTAAAAGAAGCACTTAGAGCCGCAGAAAGTTTAGGAAATGTATCTATAGAGTTAATAGAACTTTCAGGTAAAGAAATAAAACCTTGTATGGGATGCAAGAGTGATAAGTGTTATGGGACATGTAGAATAAACGATTATATGCAAGAAATTTATCCCAAGTTAAGAGAGTGTGATGGTATTATATTAGGCTCTCCATCATATTTTGGAACCTTTACAAGTCAGCTTAAATTATTAATAGATAGATTAAGAGTTATGAGACATACAGATTTTGAATTAGGTAATAAAGTTATTGGAACACTAGCAGTAGCAGGTCGACGTCATGGAGGACAGGAAATTACAAATATTGATTTAATGCAATCTATGATGAGACATAATACAATTATTGTTAATGATGGAACAGCGGTTTGTCAACTAGGAGCTACAGGATGGTCACATACCTTTGATGACCCAAATGTGAAAGGGGAAGATGATTATTATGGCATGCAAACTGCTGTAGGAGTGGGAAAGCGAGTCGCAGAAATTGCCAAGGTGATTAAAGGTAGTGGTTTACAAAGAACCACATATGAGTACGACCCTAAAATTGGTAAAAGGTAA
- a CDS encoding transposase, with the protein MKNFKSWKVEVANYHQCRFTNAAVEGGNNKIKALQHRSYFLRSPKTYEYRIYLECNSSLLIA; encoded by the coding sequence TTGAAGAACTTTAAAAGCTGGAAAGTAGAAGTTGCTAACTATCATCAATGCCGCTTTACAAACGCTGCTGTTGAAGGTGGAAATAATAAAATCAAAGCCCTACAGCATAGAAGCTATTTTTTAAGAAGCCCAAAAACATATGAATATCGTATTTATTTAGAGTGTAATAGTAGTTTGCTGATAGCCTAG
- a CDS encoding MFS transporter: protein MPFKLTKLEKAWILYDVGNSAFILMVSTIIPIYFNYLAGLEGLSAVDYLAYWGYAASIATLLVAFIGPICGTLADTKNFKKPIFIVALLVGVIACSLLGVMSSWLAFLIVFIIAKTGFSSSLVFYDAMLTDVTTEDRMDQVSAQGFAWGYIGSCIPFVISLGLVLGAEKIGITMQLAMTISLIMVALWWVGVTLPLLKNYKQKYYVEREKAAIKQSFIRLGKTLKTIKQDKRLLFFLLAFFFYIDGVYTIIDMATAYGQALGLDSTGLLLALLTTQLVAFPCSLIFGRLAKKYAARKLITICILAYTGIAIFALFMTTQLHFWILAICVGMFQGGIQALSRSYFAKIIPAEKSGEYFGILDICGKGASFLGTTVVGVASQLSGSVNVGVSVIAIIFILGLILFNFSARLGEERIELGVAGDI, encoded by the coding sequence ATGCCGTTTAAATTAACTAAGCTTGAAAAGGCATGGATTTTGTATGATGTAGGAAATTCAGCATTTATTTTAATGGTTTCTACGATTATTCCCATTTACTTTAACTATTTAGCTGGTTTAGAGGGATTATCTGCAGTAGATTATTTAGCGTATTGGGGTTATGCAGCTTCAATTGCCACTTTATTAGTTGCTTTTATAGGGCCTATCTGTGGGACACTGGCAGATACAAAAAATTTTAAAAAGCCTATTTTTATAGTAGCGCTTTTAGTAGGCGTTATAGCTTGTAGTTTGTTGGGGGTAATGAGTTCCTGGTTAGCTTTTTTAATTGTTTTTATCATTGCCAAGACAGGATTTTCATCTAGCCTTGTTTTCTATGATGCTATGTTAACGGATGTCACGACAGAAGATAGAATGGATCAAGTATCAGCTCAGGGGTTTGCTTGGGGCTATATTGGAAGCTGTATACCTTTTGTTATAAGCTTAGGCTTAGTATTGGGGGCAGAAAAAATAGGGATTACGATGCAGCTTGCTATGACCATTAGTTTGATTATGGTAGCTCTTTGGTGGGTAGGTGTAACCTTGCCACTTCTCAAAAATTACAAGCAAAAATATTATGTAGAACGTGAGAAAGCTGCTATCAAGCAAAGTTTTATAAGACTAGGAAAAACGTTAAAAACAATCAAGCAAGATAAAAGGTTATTATTTTTCCTTTTAGCTTTCTTCTTCTATATTGATGGGGTATATACTATTATTGATATGGCAACAGCCTACGGGCAGGCTTTGGGCCTTGATAGTACAGGACTTTTACTGGCTCTACTTACAACTCAATTAGTAGCTTTTCCATGTTCCCTTATCTTTGGGCGATTAGCAAAGAAATATGCTGCTCGCAAATTGATTACTATATGTATTTTAGCTTATACGGGAATTGCCATTTTTGCATTATTTATGACGACGCAGCTACATTTTTGGATATTGGCTATCTGTGTGGGAATGTTTCAGGGCGGTATTCAAGCTTTATCTAGATCTTACTTCGCTAAGATTATTCCAGCAGAAAAGTCAGGAGAGTATTTTGGCATCCTTGATATTTGCGGAAAAGGTGCTTCTTTTTTAGGAACGACTGTAGTGGGTGTGGCTAGTCAGCTTTCAGGGAGTGTCAATGTAGGAGTTAGTGTGATTGCTATTATTTTTATACTAGGCTTAATACTTTTTAATTTTTCAGCAAGATTGGGAGAAGAAAGAATAGAGCTAGGGGTAGCTGGAGATATTTAA